The sequence below is a genomic window from Streptomyces sp. B21-105.
GCCGGCGCGGGGCGCAAGGAGGCCGCCGCTCTGCTGCGCCGCTGGTCGGAGACGGCCCGACGGCTGATGGCGGGCGAGGCGGCCGCGCACGACGACACGGATGTCGCCCGGGACGCCGGACCGTCCTCGCTGACGGTCACCTTCGGTTTCGGCAACAGCTTCTTCACTCGCACCGGCTTGGAGAAGCAGCGCCCGGTCGCTCTCGACCCCCTGCCCGCCTTCTCCTCCGACCATCTCGACGCCGCCCTCAGCAACGGCGACCTCTGGGTGCAGATCGGCGCGGACGACGCCCTGGTCGCCTTCCACGCCCTCCGGGCGATCCAAAAGGACGCGGGCAGCGCGGCGAAGGTCCGCTGGCAGATGAACGGCTTCAACCGCACGCCGGGTGCGACCGCCCACCCCATGACGGCCCGCAACCTGATGGGTCAGATGGACGGGACCCGCAACCCCAAGCCGGCCGAAGCCGACTTCGACCAGCGCATCTTCGTCCCGGCGGACAGCGCGAAGGACCCGGCGTGGATGGCGAACGGCTCCTACGCCGTCGTCCGCCGGATCCGGATGCTCCTCGACGACTGGGAGAAGCTGTCGCTGAAGGCGCAGGAGCAGGTCATCGGGCGGCGGAAGGCGGACGGGGCACCTCTGTCGGGGGGCACCGAGACGACCGAGATGGACCTGGAGAAGACGGACGCGAACGGCGATCTGGTCGTCCCGATCAACGCACACGCCCGCATCACCCGCCCCGACCAGAACGGCGGCGCGGCGATGCTGCGACGCCCCTTCTCCTACCACGACGGCATCGACCCGGACGGCACTCCGGACGCAGGCCTGTTGTTCGTCTGCTGGCAGGCGGACCCGCTGCGCGGCTTCGTGACCGTGCAGCGCAAGCTGGACCGCGGGGACGCCCTGTCGCAGTACCTCCGCCACGAGTCGAGCGGACTGTTCGCGGTGCCGGGCGGAGCGGCGAAGGGCGAGTACGTGGGACAGCGACTGCTGGAGGCGTGAGACGGACGGTCCGGACCCGGCACGACGAGCGGGGACCGCGACGCGACGGACAGCGGCGGCGGCATCAGCTGCTGCATCGGCGGCGGCTGCTGCTTCTGTATCGGCTGGGGCTGCTGCTTCTTCTGCATCGGCCGCTCCTGTATCGGCGGCAGCGTGAGGTTACGCCTTCGCGCGCGGATTCATTCCTGCGAGGGGGAGTGGTGAGACGCATGCGCCCGGACACGCAAGGGCCATTAGGGTGAGGTCATGCCAGCGAGCTATGCGTATCTCGGCCCCGAGGGCACCTTCACGGAGGTCGCCCTGCGCACGCTTCCGGAGGCGGCCACCCGGCAGCTGATCCCTTACGTGTCGGTGCAGTCCGCGCTCGACGCGGTGCGCGCCGGCGAGGCCGAGGCCGCGTTCGTGCCCATCGAGAACTCCGTCGAGGGCGGGATCACCGCCACGCTGGACGCGCTGGTCTTGGGTACGCCGTTGATGATCTACCGCGAGGTACTCCTGTCGATCACCTTCGCGCTGCTCGTCCGGCCCGGCACGGAACTGTCGGACATCAAGACGGTCTCCGCCCACCCGGCGGCGCAGCCCCAGGTGCGCAACTGGCTGAAGGCGAACCTGCCGGACGCCGTCTGGGAGTCGGCCGCCTCGAACGCGGACGCCGCCCGGCTGGTCCAGGAGGGCCGTTACGACGCCGCTTTCGCGGGCGAGTTCACGGCCGCCCGGTACGGGCTCACCGCCCTGGAGAGCGGGATCCACGACGCCGAGAACGCGCAGACCCGGTTCGTGCTGGTGGGCCGGCCCGCCCGGCCTGCCGCGCCGACCGGCTCGGACAAGACGTCCGTGGTGCTGTGGCAGCGGGACGACCATCCCGGCGCTCTGCGCGACCTGCTGGGCGAGTTCGCCACCCGGGGCGTCAACCTCATGGTGCTGCAGTCCCGGCCGACGGGTGCCGGCATCGGCAACTACTGCTTCTGCATCGACGCCGAGGGGCACATCACCGACCGCCGGATGGCCGAGGCGCTCATGGGCCTGAAGCGGATCTGCCGCGAGGTGCGCTTCCTGGGCTCGTATCCGCGTGCGGAAGTGAGCCCGACGGACGTCACCGTGCCGCTGCCGGGGACCTCGGACAGCGAGTTCGTGGCAGCGGCGGACTGGGTGGCGCGCTGCCAGGACGGCCGCTTCTAGCCGCTTCCAGCCGGTCCTACCTGCATATCTTCGTTATCCACAGAAGTTATCCACAGGCTCGCTTCTCGACCTGGGGACAAGTCGACAACGAAGCACCACACAGTCGACAAATCGGCCTGTGTCACCTCAAGGCGGCCCGCAACCCGCACATCACCCTTCGTCCACCTGTTTCCTTCGATCAATCCCTTGGGGCGACCCAATTCCACCCGAAAGTGCCTACGAGTGGCGTTCGGGCAAGGAATTCGACCCGGAACGGGCGGACATCGGAATGATCCATTCCGATGTCCACAGAGCTTTCGCACACCCTGTGGATAACTCACACGAGGTGCGGAGCCCTGTGGACAACCCGGCCCTCAAATCCCGTGCGCCGCAAGGAAATCGAGTCAATGAGACGCCCGTCACATAATCCGTCCCAGGGAGTGAGACGCGCTTTATTGACACGCTCGGCAATTACGTCATAACAGAACGTAAGGCGCGATTCGGAACACCGGACGGCGGTTCGGAACGGGACCGGAATGGGAGTCGTGAGCGCCGACCCCGCACGGGTAGCCTTGACCGCGTGATTGACCTTCGCCTGCTCCGTGAGGACCCCGACCGTGCGCGCGCCTCCCAGCGCGCCCGTGGAGAGGACGTCGCGCTCGTCGACGCTCTCCTGTCTGCCGATGAACGGCGCAGGTCGTCCGGCGTCCGTTTCGACGAGCTGCGCAACGAGCAGAAGTCGCTCGGCAAGCTCATCCCCAAGGCCTCCGCGGACGAGAAGGCCGAGCTGCTGAAGAAGGCGAGCCAGCTCGCCGCCGACGTCAAGGCAGCCGACGCCGAGCGCGACGCCGCCGACGCCGAGACCCAGGAACTCCTGCAGCGACTCGGCAACCTCGTGCACCCCGACGTGCCCGTGGGCGGCGAGGAGGACTTCGTCACCCTCGAGACGCACGGCACGATCCGCGACTTCGGCGCCGAGGGATTCGAGCCCAAGGACCACCTGGAGCTCGGCCAGATCCTCGGCGCGATCGACGTCGAGCGCGGCGCGAAGGTCTCCGGCTCGCGCTTCTACTTCCTCACCGGCGTCGGCGCCCTGCTGGAGCTGGCCCTGGTGAACGCGGCGATCGCGCAGGCCACGGCGGCCGGGTTCACCCCGATGCTCACCCCCGCGCTGGTACGCCCGCAGTCGATGGCCGGCACCGGCTTCCTCGGCCAGGCCGCCCAGGACGTCTACCACCTCGACAAGGACGACCTCTACCTGGTCGGCACCTCCGAGGTCCCGCTCGCCGCGTACCACATGGACGAGATCATCGACGCGGACAGGCTGCCGCTGCGGTACGCGGGCTTCTCGCCCTGCTTCCGCCGCGAGGCCGGCTCGCACGGCAAGGACACCAAGGGCATCTTCCGCGTCCACCAGTTCGACAAGGTCGAGATGTTCTCGTACGTCACGCCGGAGGACTCGCAGGCCGAGCACCAGCGGCTGCTCGCGTGGGAGAAGCAGTGGCTGTCCGCGCTGGAGCTGCCGTTCCGCGTCATCGACGTCGCGTCCGGCGACCTCGGCTCCTCGGCCGCCCGCAAGTTCGACTGCGAGGCCTGGATCCCGACGCAGGGCAAGTACCGCGAGCTGACCTCGACGTCGGACTGCACCGAGTTCCAGTCCCGCCGTCTGTCGATCCGTGTCCGCGAAGGCAAGCAGATCCGCCCGCTGGCCACGCTCAACGGCACGTTGTGCGCCGTCCCGCGCACGATCGTCGCCATCCTGGAGAACCACCAGCAGGCCGACGGCTCCGTGTACGTGCCCGAGGTGCTGCGCCCGTACCTCGGCGGCCGGGAGGTCCTGGAGCCGGTCGCCAAGTGAGCACCGAGCCTGCCGCCGGACAGTTCCCCCACCGTCTGATCGCGACCGACCTCGACGGGACGCTCCTGCGCTCCGACGACACGGTCTCGCAGCGCACCCGTGACGTCCTCGCCGCGGCCACCGCGGCGGGGGCCGTGCACATCGTCGTGACCGGCCGCGCGGTCCCGTGGACCCGGCACATCCTCGACGACCTCGGCTACGACGGCCTCGCGGTCTGCGGACAGGGCGCGCAGGTGTACCACGCGGGCGAGCACCGTCTGCTGACGTCGGTGACCCTGGACCGGCAGCTGGCAGGCGTGGCGCTCGCCAAGATCGAGGCAGAGGTCGGTCCACTGCACCTGGCGGCCAGCCGGGGCGGTCTGGACGGGGAAGTGCTGGTGGGGCAGGGATACGCGCTCAGGGGCGCCCTGCAGTCGATCCCGCTGACGGACGCGTCCGAGCTGTGGTCGGCCCCACTGAACAAGATCTTCATCCAGCATCCCGAGCTCTCGGACGACGCCCTGGCCGAGGCGGCCCGCAGAGCCGCGGGAGGTTTCGTCACGGTCGCCGTGGCCGGGGCGGGCATCGTGGAGCTGCTCCCCCTGGGCCTCTCCAAGGCCACGGGCCTCTCGCTGGCCGCCCGCCGTCTGGGTCTCAAGGCCGCCGACACGATCGCCTTCGGCGACATGCCCAACGACATCCCGATGTTCGCCTGGTCCGCCCACGGCGTGGCCATGGCCAACGCCCACGAGGAACTGAAGTCGGTGGCGGACGACATCACCGCCTCCAACGACGCCGACGGCATCGCCACCACCCTGGA
It includes:
- the efeB gene encoding iron uptake transporter deferrochelatase/peroxidase subunit, which codes for MPDQSLPEAPTPVTRSTGSRAPETPASTATAAAPADGSTQRPASTETPAKDLTRRRLLGAAGASGLVLGAAGTAAGYAAAPAEATPLSSVGAGQAMFHVKHQPGITQGLQARGHLIAFDLAAGAGRKEAAALLRRWSETARRLMAGEAAAHDDTDVARDAGPSSLTVTFGFGNSFFTRTGLEKQRPVALDPLPAFSSDHLDAALSNGDLWVQIGADDALVAFHALRAIQKDAGSAAKVRWQMNGFNRTPGATAHPMTARNLMGQMDGTRNPKPAEADFDQRIFVPADSAKDPAWMANGSYAVVRRIRMLLDDWEKLSLKAQEQVIGRRKADGAPLSGGTETTEMDLEKTDANGDLVVPINAHARITRPDQNGGAAMLRRPFSYHDGIDPDGTPDAGLLFVCWQADPLRGFVTVQRKLDRGDALSQYLRHESSGLFAVPGGAAKGEYVGQRLLEA
- the pheA gene encoding prephenate dehydratase, whose protein sequence is MPASYAYLGPEGTFTEVALRTLPEAATRQLIPYVSVQSALDAVRAGEAEAAFVPIENSVEGGITATLDALVLGTPLMIYREVLLSITFALLVRPGTELSDIKTVSAHPAAQPQVRNWLKANLPDAVWESAASNADAARLVQEGRYDAAFAGEFTAARYGLTALESGIHDAENAQTRFVLVGRPARPAAPTGSDKTSVVLWQRDDHPGALRDLLGEFATRGVNLMVLQSRPTGAGIGNYCFCIDAEGHITDRRMAEALMGLKRICREVRFLGSYPRAEVSPTDVTVPLPGTSDSEFVAAADWVARCQDGRF
- the serS gene encoding serine--tRNA ligase; amino-acid sequence: MIDLRLLREDPDRARASQRARGEDVALVDALLSADERRRSSGVRFDELRNEQKSLGKLIPKASADEKAELLKKASQLAADVKAADAERDAADAETQELLQRLGNLVHPDVPVGGEEDFVTLETHGTIRDFGAEGFEPKDHLELGQILGAIDVERGAKVSGSRFYFLTGVGALLELALVNAAIAQATAAGFTPMLTPALVRPQSMAGTGFLGQAAQDVYHLDKDDLYLVGTSEVPLAAYHMDEIIDADRLPLRYAGFSPCFRREAGSHGKDTKGIFRVHQFDKVEMFSYVTPEDSQAEHQRLLAWEKQWLSALELPFRVIDVASGDLGSSAARKFDCEAWIPTQGKYRELTSTSDCTEFQSRRLSIRVREGKQIRPLATLNGTLCAVPRTIVAILENHQQADGSVYVPEVLRPYLGGREVLEPVAK
- a CDS encoding HAD family hydrolase, whose product is MSTEPAAGQFPHRLIATDLDGTLLRSDDTVSQRTRDVLAAATAAGAVHIVVTGRAVPWTRHILDDLGYDGLAVCGQGAQVYHAGEHRLLTSVTLDRQLAGVALAKIEAEVGPLHLAASRGGLDGEVLVGQGYALRGALQSIPLTDASELWSAPLNKIFIQHPELSDDALAEAARRAAGGFVTVAVAGAGIVELLPLGLSKATGLSLAARRLGLKAADTIAFGDMPNDIPMFAWSAHGVAMANAHEELKSVADDITASNDADGIATTLEPLLP